Within the Kluyveromyces lactis strain NRRL Y-1140 chromosome A complete sequence genome, the region AATTCCAGAGAGTCGCTATTCACTACTGCATCGCATCGcatcgcatctcatctcatctcatctcatctcatcgcagcagtgaaaagaattatagTGCCAAGAATGCCCAAGACGGAACCTTCTACCAATGACAACGAAAATACCATGTCTACAGAGAGGTACATAGCACACACAACTACAGACCTTTAAATAAAAAAGGGTGTCGATGAGATACAAACTACAAATAAACCAGGGATACCAGGGATACCACTCATTCTTTCCTTGACAAACTATCATGTAAGCTCTACTGCAGCAAAACTAACTACGGCACTATCCTCTATCGACATCAGAATGAAGCAATGAGCAACTAGCTCTGGCCTTTCAGCAAACATCACTGTGCCTTGAAAAATGCGCTATGGGAACCCCACTCGATGGATGATGGGGCAACAAAAAGCAGGTGTCAAATCTGAGTTCTGAGTTCGGTGATTTGATTCTCACGATTAAACCTTTCTCTATGCCAGAGATACACACAGCTCAGCAGCTCACTGTGTCATTATCCATTGGTTACCAGATAAGTTATGTAAGGTTTTGCCAAGAGAAATGAGCAGCAAAACAGATACTCTAAAAGAAACGATGGTGAAGTGGCTTCGTTTCCGTAAGGTTCCTGGAAAGAACACTCGCTATTACGGAGGTTCATTATCCATGGACCAAAGATCCCAGACAAACTTCATTTCTCTTGCTGGAGGAAGAGCTGAGACTGAgagtatatatatattagTAGGCATACATATATCCGCTTGATTCCGGGGTCGTCTCGACTGTTCAATTCCAGTAATTCAATAGATCGTCCAGTAATTCAGCAGACCGTCCAGTTTTCTATCGGGTTGTGTTACTCGAAGCGTATTTTCAACGTTGCAACCAACAGTGATAAAAGACTTTTCCGATAAGGTCAACAGAACTTGAGCTTTTCTGTCTAGCATAGGCCATGGTTCCATCGCGATAAAGGAAAATTAGTCATCGTTGATCGTCTGGTATAAGAAGGTTTGCCTTTTGTATATCATTCTTGGTAGTATCCGGTAGTTCTCAGATAGTTCTCAGATAGTTCATTGAACctggagaagaagagcttGATTCATCGAGCCATTCTCGCAAAGTATGTACATACCAAGTCATTTAGAGGTTACTGATTTAGACAAGCAGGTCAGCGTCATAAAACAATACCCGTTGGGTGTATTGTTCAATTACAATTCCGCAAAGACGGGTTTATTGGACTATTTCAAGTCTGGTAAGCCACCTTCGGGAACCGACCGTGTGGATTCTGTCATGTGTGCTACTCATGTGCCATTCCATTACGTAGAGGATCCGGAGGGCAAGACCAAGGGTAAATTGATCGCCCATTTGGCTGGGCAGAACCAGCATATTGCCATGCTTGAAGAGAACGCTAACTGCTTAGTGGTTTTCCAGAGTGTGGACTCGTATGTGTCTCCGGAATGGTATccgttgaagaagaagacgcATAAGTTCGTTCCGACCTGGGATTTTGCGTGCGTTCACGTTTACGGTAGGGCCAAGATCATTCATGATGACGAGGAATGGTTGCTGGGTATGTTGAATTCGATCACAGACcaagaggaaaagaaacgTCCAGATACGACGACTGTTTCCgagaaagatgaagatcaCTCCGGTGAGAAAGGCGAGGTCCCGATCCACCGCTGGAAAGTGGAAGAAGCTGAGAAGAGGTACTTGAGCCAGGCGATGAAGAATATCGTTGGTCTTGAGATTGAAATCGATCACGTTCAATCCAAGTTCAAATTCCACCAAGATCAACCACCAGTTAATGTCAACGGTGTACTAGACGGGTACGCCAAGGAATTGGATCCTAAAAAGGCGCAGGAACTTGAGAAGTTTACCCGTCAACAGTACCCAAGGGAATTATAAGTATATATTCGCTTTGAGAATCAGTGCGGTTCTGTATTAActtcttttatttattataataTGCCCttatttattgaaaagactgtgtgtgtgtgtgtgtgtgtatGTTAAGGTTTTGAACCTAAGCTAACTTGTGATGACGAGAAGAATTAAGACTGCGCATCAGCTCCCCTTTGGTGTTTTCTTTAGTAATAGAATAGTGTTTTAAAACATTATACAAAAATTATCACGATTATGTACCTACAACGTAAATAGATGGAGTACTACGACCTGACCTGGAACATATTGAGAGACTAATCGAATAGATGGTGTGTGGGGGGGTTTTATTTCGGTAGATTCACAATTTTGATGCAATATGAACGACATGTCATAAGTATTAACGTCATATTGGGAATCGGCCAATTTTATAGGTTTATGGTGTTAAGATATAAGCGAAATaacgaaaaaaaacaagGTACAAAAGAGTTTGTACGAGCCGTCAATAGAACCGTCTTTTGTGTCTTTTATACCTTTATAACTCTCTCGGTTTGATCACTTAGAACTTGGCAAATTGCTTGTTAGCCTTACCGGTAGCAGAAGCAACCTTCAAGACGTTGAATCTAACGGTCTTGGAGATTGGTCTACATTGACCGACAGTAACGATGTCACCGACTTGGACACGGAAAGCTGGGGAGACGTGAGCTGGGACGTTCTTGTGTCTCTTTTCGTATCTGTTGTACTTTGGAACGTAGTGCAAGTAGTCTCTTCTGATGACGATGGTACGGTGCATTCTGGTGGAAACAACGGTACCGGTCAAGATCTTACCACGGATGGAAACCAAACCGGTGAATGGACACTTCTTGTCGATGTAAGAACCTTCAATAGCGGTCTTTGGGGTCTTGAAACCCAAACCAACGTTCTTATACCATCTCTTGGTCTTTCTGTTGGCCTTGGCCTTTGGATTGGTGAAGATGTGAGGTTGCTAATAGGAAAGTTGTGAAGAAATTAGTTAGTAAAACGAACATATGGTAGATTAACATatattgaatcaaatcctGGAAAGTCATTAGAATTGGTGCACATAGGTGTACTGGTAATCTTCTGCATTACGGTATCTCATTCATTTGCCAATTTTTTGGGGGTTCATTGTACGTGCTGAGTTATATTGTGTATCTCATGGTGCTGGGTATAATATGAATTTCACTGTTGATCTTTCATTTATTGGATAGGATTCAAACATTAACGGATAGCGTTAGGTTCATACCTTTTGGAAAGCTCTTTCAGATTGAACAGTCAATTCAGTGGACATCTTGCTCTTGGGTTTCTTGATCTTCGTATCCGGACACTACAACCTGTTAACAAATGCGACTACTATTGAATATACTGTAATTACATGTATCTTGTATCGTATTGTACCTATGAACCAAACGTATTCTTCATGTTGAAAAGTGGGAAATTGGGAATCTGGATGGGGGCAGGCTGGCCGTGGAGGCCGTGGAGGCCAATAGGCAGGAATCCCTGGGCAGGGTTTCCTGGTGAGAGTCCTGGGAATGGCTTTGGCAAGGATTCACTGTGGGCAGGCAGTTTGGTTGGACAGGGCATTGGTGGGCCTACTGCTCCCGAGCTAGGCTCAATCCTGCCATTCCTTGGAACTCCTTCTAGGGCCAAGCTAGGCTCATTCAGACCAGTTTCCTCCCACCTGCTCTGCCCACCAACTCTCAGTCCTCTCAGTCCAACCCTGCCTACCTGCAGCACTCCTGCAAACcaactttttcaaaataCTGCTGAAGCACCATATACTTAATCAGGAAATCTCACTTTGTCACGAGGTGCAAGATAATTCCGACCAATGATGCATGGGTGTTTGTTATGTCTGGGTGTCGGGACAGTCTCATGCGATTCTTTTCGCCAAGACATGGTTTCAAGTCACTGTCAGTGTCACTATGGGAGACACTGAAATGATCTGAAACTTGAGTTCGAAATGGAGATAGGATACGAAACCAGCCCTCTCAAATAACTTCATAAACCAGAAATACCTTTTATTTGttgtgtatatatatatctatagACCAATTATGACTTTATTGGTAATTATGTAAAAAGAACGTCATCATTATTACAGCAGACTTGTCGGGGTATCCTATTTACTGCTCTTTCGTCTGCTGGTATTTGCTCTTCTCGAAATCCTGGAACACAGAGTTGCTTTGCAACAtgatatcaaagatgaaactGTGGCCACCGTTCAGACGCAAAGTGTATCTGACACTCCGACAGAACTCGATGAACCTTTCGATAACCATCTTGTCACCCAAGGTCTCACAGTAGACCATTGGCAAATTAATACCCTGAGCCATCAGATCCGATTTCTGAGTGCGCACAGAGTGTGAAGGGATAATGTGTAATTCTATGTATTTCTCTAATTCAAACACCAAATCATCAGGGTTCTCATCGAAATCCGTGTAATGCTTGTTCAAACGAGGCACCAAGAACTCATCGTGGAATTTCTGCAACTCGGTGTAAAACTTGTCGATGAAATTGGAATTCTCCGGTAGTTGCTTGTATTCGCTCCTTAACGATTTGAGAGTAGGTTGTCCAAGATCAGTCAACGCTTTTGGAGGGATAATTACCCTGTTGGAAACAGCTCTTGATGAAAGTCTGCTGAATGTCGTGAATGTTCTGCTAAATTTGAGCATATCGTAGAATACTGGAAGGGAATTTGTCGATGAGACTTACCTATGCATTTGACATCATACTTCTTAAAACAACAGTATATCTCTTACTCATCAGAGATAAACCCCATTTATATATCTTGCTGACGACACCAACGACAATTATGGTCGAGTACTAATTACAAAGATTCACAGACACCCGATAATTCAATACACCACACCATAAACAGAAACCGTTTACATAAACACAACACATATACATTACATCTACTTTTTGGCACAATAACTTGGGTGGAATATCACTGATGCCATTTTTTACGCGACACCTGGGAATACCCTGCTTGTCCTTGTTTATCAGAGACGTTTGCTGCTGCAGTCCTTCTATAAAAAGGAATTTACAACCACATTTTTCACCGTTTTGACACCCTTAATGAGTTCTTGCTTCGCAATGGAATGTGGTCAGATCCAAGATATACGACCTGTACCGGCCTTAGTACTAGCCATCTGCCCCACCAGCCCTGTAGCCCTTTAGCTGTGTTGGATATAGTCCCGCACCCTCTGTTTCCAACGCTACAGCGACATCTTTGATGTTTCCAAGTCGTTTCTGGTGGGGTGTGCGGCTGTTGAATTTCGGACGATGATTCGACACCCAGTCACGTGGCCTGTgtcaaattcatcaacgtCAATACGATATGCTCCACCATGTATAAATACACAAGTGCACTTAGGTAATTTGGTTTTGTTCGGACGGCATCTCCTTGATCTCCGGGGATATCGTAGCATTTCAACTGCCAAGACTTCAATCATCGGACCTGTTGATATGCACTCTTTTTACCATTAGTAATTATCCTGTGTTGCTTATAAAGGGTTATTTCACAAGAGCCATGGAATTTGCAGCAACTTAGAGACACTGAAATCTTCTTTCGAAAGTCATCTCCTGTCCAACGTTTATACgtatttatatttatatatatagagGGTTGTATGTCTAATTACCATCTGTAAATAGTGGATTGTCTCTTGTGGGTTAATTGTTTATCCATGTTCAGTGCAGTGAGAAGTGTGGTTTCCAGTGGCATTAAAACCAGTATCAGAACCATGTCTACCATTCCAGGCGTGCAAAAAGTTGTGTTAATCAGAGAAAATGGTGGCCCAGAAGTGTTAAAGTACGAAGAAGATTACCCAGTTCCTAAGATCGGTGCCACCGATCTTCTAATCAAGAACAAATACGCCGGTATCAACTTCATCGAAGTCTATTTCCGTAAAGGCATTTACCCAAGTGAAAAACCTTATGTGTTAGGTAGAGAAGCCGTTGGTGAAGTGGTCGCTAAAGGTGACCAAGTTGATAAGTACAACGTCGGTGATAAAGTTGCCTACTTGTCTGCATCGACTTTCGCTCAATTCACTAAGTACCCACAGAATGGGCATTTGATTAAGCTACCTAAAGATATCTCTGCtgagaaggaaaaaatcATCGCTGGTTCGTTGGTTCAAGGTTTGACCCCGTTAACTTTCATCGACGAGGCTTATAACGTTCAGAAGGGCGATTTCATCCTTGTTTATGCTGCTGCAGGTGGTGTTGGGTTGATCTTTGatcaattgttgaaagcAAGAGGTGCTAGAACCATTGCCGTTGCCTCTACCGATGAAAAACTGCAATTGGCTAAGGAATATGGTGCAGAGTTCTTAATTAACTCTACTAAAGACGATATCGTCGAGAAGGTTAAAGAATTCACAAATGGGGAAGGTGTCGCTGCCGCTTTCGATTCTATCGGTAAGGATACGTTTGAAACCACTCTTCAAGTTGTTAAGAGAAAAGGTACTATTGTCTCCTTTGGTAATGCTTCTGGTGCTGTTCCACCATTTTCAATCAACAGATTGTCGCccaagaatttgaagctAGTGAGACCTCAATTGTTCGCCTACGTGGCCGATCCTAGTGAATGGGAACATTACTCTTCTGAATTGATCAGATTAATCGATTCAGGTGAATTGAAGATCACTATTTCGAAGGTTTatcctttgaaagattaCAAAGAGGCTACTGAAGACTTGGAATCTAGGAAGACAGTAGGTAAGTTGATTTTGGAGATTCCAGAATAGACCAGTGCCCGTTATGCAGAatgcctttttttttttgcttctGTTGTCTTTGGATTAATGTGACGTGCGACGCAAAAACACTGAGTCACAACGACAGTTTAAGGACTCGTTCAACGTAGAACCTTGCTATGTAATAATTATACAGTGTTACCGTACATTATTATATACAGGCGGGTACTAGTACTGCTTTTCGCTTAAATTTTTTTGACGCAAGACGGTTTTCGATTTGTGTCTTATTATTTCTTGACACCAGAGGAATTATCAGCACATCTTCTTACAACAATCATTGACCCCAGAGTGAAAAATCCAATCACTCATTTAGGTACCTTTTACTATTCAGCAGTGCTGGTTCAATAGCAAGAGGATTCCAACCTAATCTTAATTTTTTGCTACCTATTTAGAACCTTCTAAACTTCATTGAAACGTTTCCTTATGGCTACTGCTTCGTTACTGACATCGATTGTTCATCATGATTCGGGTGGACTTCCTAGTGGTACAAAAAGAGCTAAATTGAAGAGACTCTTCAGTTCCTTGAGTGGCGTTACTCCAACATCTGAAAACCGAAGCTTGGGGTATGAGACACCTCCTACCCTGAGTCCTGATGAATTCGCCGGAATTTCGCCAACGAAGCAAGctttcaagaagatgagattcttcttctcaagGCATTGGCATGGGATGGATCAAGGAGAACCAGATCATTGCTATTCAACTAACAATGATGATCAGTCAGTGGGCAACTACTCGTGTTACAACAAGTATAAGACTGACGGTCAACAATTAGAACGTTTATTCAACGAAGCTGTTGTCGATAAAAGACCGCCTGTAACAAGGGACGATGCTGTGAGGAAAATGGCACCATTTGAGGCTATGGACCCCAGATTTGCCAAcaattggatgaaaaatATTCAGGACTTTAACATTACATTCAGTCCTGTTGATACAGAACCTAGCATTGTGATCccttcatcttctgatgTTCTAAAAACGAAGATAGCGACAGCGACAGAAAAGGGTCAGCGCGAAGGTCAGTTATCTCCGGACAACCATTCCAAATCTAGTGGAGTATACAGAGCATTGGCAAATCAAGCTATTTCTTATTGCAACTCGGGTTCAGCGACACAGAAATCCAGTAGTTACGAATATGGTAATCCTTCTGCTTTGCCAGATCTCTTATACGGTTTAGAGAGTCTACCAACGGTCTCAGGTAAAGATTGTTCAACACCTCCGCAGTGCCCTTCGGTGCAATTGATTCAGGATAGAGACGATTTTGGATTATTGACATCTGGAGGAAGAAGTCTAAAGAACGGATCTAAGATATTCAGTGCTACCACTCAACAATCCCCCAAAAATGAACTGGTAGAACCAAATAGCGGTTCCCAAAAAGTGGTCATTCCAACGTTCAGGGAAGAAACCGGTTTGGAAGTTCATTCTATTGCAAGTAACTTACAAGTCGGCACATTAACCGAATCAGATTTGATTAAATTGGCCAGCGCTAAGAGAAGATCTTTCATGGATGCCAAGTTTTacgatgaagaatctgAGATTTCTGACGATGAACAAGAGGAACATCAAGGATCAAAACATGTTCCTTGTCATGAACCATCGTTacagaatttgaaatcagcAGCTAATTGCGATAATGCAACTGGAAAGTCTGAAAAGAATGACACTGTCAAGTTCAACAAGTATTCATATTTAGTCATTTATGATGCATCCACGAAATGTCTTTATTCAGAATCCACTGACAAATTGACATTGAGGATTCCGAATGAGATTACTGACGCTACAGATAATTCAATTTATATTGCAGCCGAATCTACGCCTTATCAAGAATCTACAATGCTGAAATCTATCTTGAAACGTAGGACTAACGAGCAAGAAGACATAGAAGCTGAACGTGCGAAGAAATGTGACGAAATTGATGCTACTGATTTTTTACAGTTTGTTGAAAACCATGAGAGTAAGAAAAGGAGGGGTGAACAGCTATTAGTCCTTGCTCGTGAAAGACAATTGCAAAATTACTATGACGATCAGGCTGTTCCAACTATCAAAATTAGAAAGGAAAGGCCATCTTActctgattttgaagatgagtACAACCAAAATTTGGAATAAAAGGTATTGATAAATGTTATGTCCAACCCATTATCTACCCGCATCTGTAGCATAAggttttcattcaaatgcTTGAGGAGCTCATGAATTTTGTGTAACACTCCTATACTTTTGTAAACAACCTTTAATAACTAAAACTGATAGATTACATTACTCTTTGGATTCCATAGGCTTGAAAAGTCATGGAAAAGATGAAAGTACTGTATATTTAGgtattaatattttctaTGAGTTGTTTAGCTTCATTACAAATTTATATAGATATTATGTATTCGATCACGACGCTATTCAATAttagttcttcttcttgttaGAAGTAGAGTTCTTTGGCAATTCTTTCACGTATGGCAAAAATTCAGGTTCACCTGGAATGTACTTTCTCAACACCTCTGGGACCTTTAGACCTTCATCGGTTTGGTAATTTTCTAGAACACAACATAGAGCTCTTTGTGTAGCACACAAGGTAGAGTTCAAACAGTGTAcgtatttcttttctctgtCACCCATCTTCTTGATACCACATCTGATTTCCAAGTTTCTAGATTGATAATCGGTACAGTTAGAACAAGAGACCAATTCCTTGTATTCCTTTTGGTATGGGAACCAAGCCTCTAGATCGTACTTCTTGGCGGCGGCGTTGTTCAATTCACCGGAAACAATACCGACGACACGGTAAGGTAAGCCCAAGGATTGGTAGAATTCTTCAGAGTAATTGATCatcttatcaaattcttccCAAGATTTTTCTGGTTCAGTCAAGACAAATTGCTCAATCTTTTCGAAAGCATGAACTCTAAAGACACCCCAAGCATCTTTACCATGAGAACCAGCTTCTCTACGGAAACAAGAAGAGTAACCAACATAACGAACTGGCAATTGTTCTTGAGGCTTTTCAAACCATTCACCGGAGTGGTATGCAGAAATGGGTTGTTCGGAGGTAGCGATCAAGtatttttcatcatcaccatccAAGACCTTGTAtagttcttcatcgaattcAGATAATTGAGCAGTCTTGGCCATAACGTCCTTGTTCATCATTACTGGAGCTTGCAAAGGAGTGTACCCTTTGGAAGCCAAGAAGGACAAACCATAGTTGATCAAAGCTTGGTTCAAAAACACACCGTAGTTTCTGAAGAAGTAACCTCTGTGACCAGTAATCTTAACACCACGTTCTGGATCGTAACCATCCAATCTCAACAAGATCTCATGGTGAGACAACTTGGCCTCAGCACCAGTGGCAGTAGCTACTTGGGCCACTTCCTTGATGTTTTCTGGCATCCAACTACGGACCAACTCGTTGTTCTCTTCATCGTtagaaacaacaacagatGGGTGAACAATGTTACCAACTTGGTTAACCTTGGATCTCAACTGCTTATCTTCCTCTTGTTCCCTTTCAGACAACACTTTCTTCTCAGCGACAATTCTGTCCTTTTCAGCCAACAATTCACTGGCATCTTCCttattcttgaatttcaatccaatttccttttggaCCTTGTTTAGTTGcttgttcaattcatcaacttgGAATCTAGTCTTGACCCATTCTTTATAGCCTGCGATGATCTCATCGACGATTTCAACACTAGCACCACGAGCGATTTGGGACTTTCTAATCAACTCTGGGTTACCACctttctcttcaataaATTGAGTAATATCCAACATAGTTCCTGTCTCTATACCTTACAGTGTGCAATAATTACAATATAAAGGGAAATGTACAACGAATAAGGCACCCTAATAGTAGTTATGT harbors:
- a CDS encoding uncharacterized protein (no similarity) yields the protein MYLVSYCTYEPNVFFMLKSGKLGIWMGAGWPWRPWRPIGRNPWAGFPGESPGNGFGKDSLWAGSLVGQGIGGPTAPELGSILPFLGTPSRAKLGSFRPVSSHLLCPPTLSPLSPTLPTCSTPANQLFQNTAEAPYT
- the FMP23 gene encoding Fmp23p (similar to uniprot|P38231 Saccharomyces cerevisiae YBR047W FMP23 The authentic non-tagged protein was localized to the mitochondria), translated to MLKFSRTFTTFSRLSSRAVSNRVIIPPKALTDLGQPTLKSLRSEYKQLPENSNFIDKFYTELQKFHDEFLVPRLNKHYTDFDENPDDLVFELEKYIELHIIPSHSVRTQKSDLMAQGINLPMVYCETLGDKMVIERFIEFCRSVRYTLRLNGGHSFIFDIMLQSNSVFQDFEKSKYQQTKEQ
- the RPS11B gene encoding 40S ribosomal protein uS17 (highly similar to uniprot|P26781 Saccharomyces cerevisiae YDR025w RPS18A or uniprot|P26781 Saccharomyces cerevisiae YBR048w RPS18B ribosomal protein), which codes for MSTELTVQSERAFQKQPHIFTNPKAKANRKTKRWYKNVGLGFKTPKTAIEGSYIDKKCPFTGLVSIRGKILTGTVVSTRMHRTIVIRRDYLHYVPKYNRYEKRHKNVPAHVSPAFRVQVGDIVTVGQCRPISKTVRFNVLKVASATGKANKQFAKF
- the GIP1 gene encoding protein phosphatase regulator GIP1 (weakly similar to uniprot|P38229 Saccharomyces cerevisiae YBR045C GIP1 Meiosis-specific protein proposed to be a regulatory subunit of the protein phosphatase Glc7p, required for spore wall formation and proper septin organization), coding for MATASLLTSIVHHDSGGLPSGTKRAKLKRLFSSLSGVTPTSENRSLGYETPPTLSPDEFAGISPTKQAFKKMRFFFSRHWHGMDQGEPDHCYSTNNDDQSVGNYSCYNKYKTDGQQLERLFNEAVVDKRPPVTRDDAVRKMAPFEAMDPRFANNWMKNIQDFNITFSPVDTEPSIVIPSSSDVLKTKIATATEKGQREGQLSPDNHSKSSGVYRALANQAISYCNSGSATQKSSSYEYGNPSALPDLLYGLESLPTVSGKDCSTPPQCPSVQLIQDRDDFGLLTSGGRSLKNGSKIFSATTQQSPKNELVEPNSGSQKVVIPTFREETGLEVHSIASNLQVGTLTESDLIKLASAKRRSFMDAKFYDEESEISDDEQEEHQGSKHVPCHEPSLQNLKSAANCDNATGKSEKNDTVKFNKYSYLVIYDASTKCLYSESTDKLTLRIPNEITDATDNSIYIAAESTPYQESTMLKSILKRRTNEQEDIEAERAKKCDEIDATDFLQFVENHESKKRRGEQLLVLARERQLQNYYDDQAVPTIKIRKERPSYSDFEDEYNQNLE
- the SES1 gene encoding serine--tRNA ligase SES1 (highly similar to uniprot|P07284 Saccharomyces cerevisiae YDR023W SES1 seryl-tRNA synthetase), with translation MLDITQFIEEKGGNPELIRKSQIARGASVEIVDEIIAGYKEWVKTRFQVDELNKQLNKVQKEIGLKFKNKEDASELLAEKDRIVAEKKVLSEREQEEDKQLRSKVNQVGNIVHPSVVVSNDEENNELVRSWMPENIKEVAQVATATGAEAKLSHHEILLRLDGYDPERGVKITGHRGYFFRNYGVFLNQALINYGLSFLASKGYTPLQAPVMMNKDVMAKTAQLSEFDEELYKVLDGDDEKYLIATSEQPISAYHSGEWFEKPQEQLPVRYVGYSSCFRREAGSHGKDAWGVFRVHAFEKIEQFVLTEPEKSWEEFDKMINYSEEFYQSLGLPYRVVGIVSGELNNAAAKKYDLEAWFPYQKEYKELVSCSNCTDYQSRNLEIRCGIKKMGDREKKYVHCLNSTLCATQRALCCVLENYQTDEGLKVPEVLRKYIPGEPEFLPYVKELPKNSTSNKKKN
- the ZTA1 gene encoding NADPH:quinone reductase (highly similar to uniprot|P38230 Saccharomyces cerevisiae YBR046C) codes for the protein MFSAVRSVVSSGIKTSIRTMSTIPGVQKVVLIRENGGPEVLKYEEDYPVPKIGATDLLIKNKYAGINFIEVYFRKGIYPSEKPYVLGREAVGEVVAKGDQVDKYNVGDKVAYLSASTFAQFTKYPQNGHLIKLPKDISAEKEKIIAGSLVQGLTPLTFIDEAYNVQKGDFILVYAAAGGVGLIFDQLLKARGARTIAVASTDEKLQLAKEYGAEFLINSTKDDIVEKVKEFTNGEGVAAAFDSIGKDTFETTLQVVKRKGTIVSFGNASGAVPPFSINRLSPKNLKLVRPQLFAYVADPSEWEHYSSELIRLIDSGELKITISKVYPLKDYKEATEDLESRKTVGKLILEIPE
- a CDS encoding uncharacterized protein (similar to uniprot|P36087 Saccharomyces cerevisiae YKL070W); the protein is MYIPSHLEVTDLDKQVSVIKQYPLGVLFNYNSAKTGLLDYFKSGKPPSGTDRVDSVMCATHVPFHYVEDPEGKTKGKLIAHLAGQNQHIAMLEENANCLVVFQSVDSYVSPEWYPLKKKTHKFVPTWDFACVHVYGRAKIIHDDEEWLLGMLNSITDQEEKKRPDTTTVSEKDEDHSGEKGEVPIHRWKVEEAEKRYLSQAMKNIVGLEIEIDHVQSKFKFHQDQPPVNVNGVLDGYAKELDPKKAQELEKFTRQQYPREL